From the Neobacillus sp. PS3-34 genome, the window TCCGCTTTCCTGGAAGAGGTATTAAACTAAAAAACACCCCCCTAATGATTTAAGGGGGGTATCTTTTTATATTGGCTGTTCGCCAAATTTAATGAATGTCCTTTCATCTTCCACCAGTCCGCATGTCGCACATTGTACCTTTACTTCAGGGCCTCTGTATGGCAGATGAAAAGGATCAAGATCATTTTGGGTATACTGCTGAACTATTTCACCAGAATGCGGATCCATCTTGACGGACTGGGGTATCTGTTGAATTAGATTAAATCTGCTCCGATTGGTTTTGCAATTTGGGCAACGGTAGGGTGTAGACATATGAATCTCCTTTCAATGGATGATTTTTAATATCTTTTGCAATCATATGTGCAAATATGTAACATGTCTATATATTGGACGAAATTATATTAGAGGTGAAAATGGGAGATGGAAATAAAGGATTTTGATTTGCTTTTGACTGAATATCGGTCTATCTGGAATCATCGTTTACTGGAAAATGAAGGTGAGAGCAGTGAAGTTGTACTTAGAGAAGCGATAAAAAGAGAACTGCTTGATGAAAACTCACATCCGAGAATCAGAAGGAATAAGTATGAAAAATATTATTTAGCCATTAGAAGATTGATAAACTCAAGCCTTGAACCAGAAGGGAAATTAACATTAATACATCTGCATGATGAAATAATCGCATCTCTTGATTGATAGGCAATAAGATAGAATAGGGCAGAAATATCTGGTTAATTATGAAACAGTCTTGAAATATTAAAACAAAACTTTGCTTGATAAAATACTGTCAAGCCTATTTTTGTGAAAAAAGATGGATGGCCTCTAAAAAATTTCTTTTTTGGAGAACTATTCTTACTGTAGTATTGGTTGAAAAAAACTAGATTAATAGAGCAATTTTTAATTTATTTAATTAGAATGGGATTCCTTTATTTCTTAGTGAAATACATTTTCCATTTACATCCAAAATTATTACAAAAAACAAATGTTACTATTAGGGGGTCATAGTGAAACTTCAATCAACAGGGAGGAAAATGAATATGAAAAAGAGAGCGTTTTTTTCAGCAGCGGCCGCAGCAGCCCTATTAATGGCCAATCCTGTAGTAAATAAAGCAGCAGCAGCTTCCAATTACAGTGCTTCTGAGCAAGGTAAAGTCTATGTCTATCAAACTTCTAATTTTGATATTAATGAGATAAATAGTTACTTACAAAAATTCATGCAAGATCACGGGATCAATTGGGATATTACACAAACGGGACAAAATGCTCCGCCATCTCATCCAGTACAGCAGACAAATAAGCCAGCGGGTGTGCAAAAACCAGCTCCCGCACCAGTTCAGAAACCAACTGTTCAGAAATCAGTGAATACACCGCAACAAAAGCCTGCAGCCTCTGCTTACCAGCTGAGTGCATTTGAGCAAAAGGTTGTAGAACTTACTAATCAGGAGCGTGCCAAAAATGGTGTGCCTCCATTAAAAATTGATTCAAAATTAAGCAAAATGGCAAGAGATAAATCACGTGATATGCAAACAAGCCATTATTTTGACCACACAAGCCCGACTTATGGGTCTCCCTTTGGTATGATGAAGAAGTACGGGATTACTTATAATTAT encodes:
- a CDS encoding DNA alkylation repair protein; this translates as MSTPYRCPNCKTNRSRFNLIQQIPQSVKMDPHSGEIVQQYTQNDLDPFHLPYRGPEVKVQCATCGLVEDERTFIKFGEQPI
- a CDS encoding CAP domain-containing protein; this encodes MKKRAFFSAAAAAALLMANPVVNKAAAASNYSASEQGKVYVYQTSNFDINEINSYLQKFMQDHGINWDITQTGQNAPPSHPVQQTNKPAGVQKPAPAPVQKPTVQKSVNTPQQKPAASAYQLSAFEQKVVELTNQERAKNGVPPLKIDSKLSKMARDKSRDMQTSHYFDHTSPTYGSPFGMMKKYGITYNYAGENIAMGQRSPEEVVNAWMNSEGHRKNILNSNYNYIGVGYVAEGNYWTQEFIGK